Proteins co-encoded in one bacterium genomic window:
- a CDS encoding four helix bundle protein yields the protein MRYKNFEEVPVWQAGIELTAQVFRLTDDKDFRFKGDIANQIQRAALSVPNNIAEGFERGTTPELITFLYYAKGSAGEVRSICHVIDHLPYFNHLKSQISDLKSLSTSVSRQLSAWATSLQEGDIRGPRYLTEQSKESYQQKQRASAFTEKLKRDQESLLVRLKAQRDRAPLSDGGLIPREPGL from the coding sequence GTGAGATATAAAAATTTCGAAGAGGTGCCGGTCTGGCAGGCAGGGATTGAGCTGACCGCGCAGGTATTCAGGCTGACGGATGACAAGGATTTCCGTTTTAAAGGCGATATTGCCAACCAGATTCAGCGAGCCGCCCTGTCAGTGCCTAACAATATCGCCGAGGGGTTTGAGCGGGGTACCACCCCTGAGCTGATCACGTTTCTCTATTACGCCAAGGGGTCTGCGGGCGAAGTCCGGTCCATTTGCCATGTGATTGATCATCTTCCCTATTTCAACCATCTGAAATCTCAAATCTCAGATTTGAAATCTTTATCAACCTCCGTCTCCCGGCAACTTTCAGCCTGGGCGACTTCCCTGCAGGAAGGGGACATTAGAGGACCTCGCTATCTCACCGAACAATCGAAAGAAAGTTACCAGCAAAAACAACGCGCCTCTGCATTTACAGAGAAACTCAAACGTGACCAGGAGTCGCTGCTAGTGCGGTTAAAGGCGCAGCGAGACAGGGCCCCGTTGAGTGATGGCGGCCTTATTCCGCGCGAACCGGGGCTGTGA
- a CDS encoding SNF2-related protein yields the protein MTRAPVTHKILVNWAGLRVFQEAKALTERGLVQDVAYEEPFVTGTVLWSNRPLKTSVRILQDGSAENHCPCRDSKERGIICAHVVALCLELIRRSNNPELEAKRLEELRRAERIARFNEAAYVKRTRNGTAGSMDAHIRLTLKSGWRREVLNHRIPIRCDALIGEQVIPLSDIPAATSLGLNQKDESVLFVLEDICEGPAKSEIDLRPQDFVSLLQLLQGLQIEEEQNPLPITVAATKLTSFLHLDLDHDNGELILMLHTEIPFRQATEIPLYVVAGRHGWVFGANHFWPLEQVLPDPIRSIYVEPVIIPRTSVPRFMQAELPMLSGFMRVESDLSLDLFPIEPAQPKFRFVIKGSPASLAGTLYAEYNGYKLVSVKKDPQGHFAIPDPNDFLRYLVRNLEAERKATEFLAPYGFVGEVGDAFTPVVGCREVLNFLGSHVPALRRKGWKVELEGRVGGFMEEAEFATPVVHINYKDEQSGWFEVGFDFEDGTGNRLTSAEIQRALRKGDSFVDHSGRTIMLDAEAIEGMIEVFRDCSSGESSQPGVFRMPSVYASYVKNSLDALDGVDVEAPLAWRNQAERQSQGIAYEPAEIPPGLDAILRPYQKEGVSWLRFLETNTFGGILADEMGLGKTLQTLVWLQMERYHPAVRGKPCLIVCPTSLVGNWAEEAQRFVPSLKVLTLSGSDRHAKWAELPRANLVVTSYALLRRDSEHYLEHEFGVLVLDEAQHIKNRSTQNAIVAKEMKAFHKVVLTGTPIENSVSDLWSIMDFLMPHYLGSHDSFRHNCELPIAGGGPEGEAAQARLRRKLQPFLMRRLKVDVAKDLPPRIERIASCTLSADQKAVYKQLIDSSRNKLTDLVAKQGFQKSRMEVLKTLLRLRQVCCHLDLLKMEGLKVEAPSAKMDLFFELLDEALDGGHRVLVFSQFVSMLTILRAQMDHKQIPYCYLDGATKDRMSVVHKFNTDHKIPVFLISLKAGGVGLNLTGADMVIHFDPWWNPAVENQATDRAHRIGQKRTVYSVKLITKGTVEEKVLELQRRKKAIIDATLATGETAFTSMTWTDIQDLLTL from the coding sequence ATGACCCGCGCACCTGTCACACATAAAATCCTGGTTAACTGGGCGGGCTTGCGCGTCTTTCAGGAAGCCAAGGCGCTGACGGAGCGTGGCCTGGTCCAGGATGTGGCCTATGAAGAGCCGTTCGTCACCGGCACGGTCCTGTGGAGCAACCGCCCCTTGAAGACCTCGGTACGCATCCTGCAGGATGGCTCGGCCGAAAATCACTGCCCCTGCCGTGACAGCAAGGAGCGGGGCATCATCTGCGCCCATGTGGTGGCGTTGTGCCTGGAACTGATCCGGCGCTCCAATAACCCTGAACTTGAGGCCAAGCGGCTGGAGGAACTCCGCCGCGCAGAGCGCATTGCACGGTTCAATGAGGCGGCTTATGTCAAACGCACCCGCAATGGGACCGCGGGCAGTATGGACGCGCATATCCGGCTGACCCTCAAGAGCGGCTGGCGTCGCGAGGTGCTGAACCATCGGATCCCGATCCGGTGCGATGCCCTGATCGGCGAGCAGGTCATTCCTCTCAGCGACATTCCCGCGGCCACGAGTCTTGGCCTCAACCAGAAGGATGAGTCGGTGCTCTTCGTGCTCGAGGACATCTGCGAAGGTCCGGCCAAAAGCGAGATTGATCTCAGACCCCAGGATTTCGTTTCCCTGTTGCAACTCCTGCAAGGCCTCCAGATTGAAGAGGAACAGAATCCCTTGCCGATCACGGTGGCCGCCACGAAACTGACCTCCTTCCTGCATCTCGATCTCGATCATGATAACGGGGAGCTGATCCTGATGCTTCACACGGAGATTCCCTTCCGCCAGGCCACCGAAATCCCCCTGTATGTGGTGGCGGGCCGGCATGGCTGGGTCTTCGGGGCCAACCATTTCTGGCCGTTGGAACAGGTCCTGCCAGACCCCATCCGCTCCATTTATGTGGAACCGGTCATCATTCCCCGCACCTCCGTCCCCCGCTTCATGCAGGCGGAGTTACCGATGTTATCGGGCTTCATGAGGGTGGAAAGCGACCTGTCGCTGGATCTCTTTCCCATTGAGCCAGCCCAGCCGAAATTCCGCTTCGTCATCAAGGGAAGCCCGGCCTCTCTCGCCGGCACCCTCTATGCCGAATATAACGGTTACAAACTGGTGTCCGTCAAAAAAGATCCCCAGGGGCATTTTGCCATTCCCGATCCGAACGACTTTCTGCGCTATCTGGTCCGGAACCTGGAGGCCGAACGAAAGGCCACCGAGTTCCTGGCCCCCTACGGCTTTGTGGGGGAAGTCGGCGACGCCTTCACCCCCGTGGTCGGGTGCCGGGAAGTCTTGAACTTCCTCGGCAGTCATGTCCCTGCCCTCCGCCGTAAAGGCTGGAAGGTCGAACTGGAGGGCCGGGTCGGCGGCTTCATGGAAGAGGCCGAATTTGCCACGCCGGTCGTGCATATTAATTACAAGGATGAACAGTCCGGCTGGTTTGAGGTCGGGTTTGATTTTGAAGACGGCACCGGCAATCGCCTGACCTCCGCCGAAATTCAGCGCGCCCTGCGCAAGGGCGACTCCTTTGTCGACCACAGTGGCCGGACCATCATGCTGGATGCCGAGGCGATCGAGGGCATGATCGAGGTCTTCCGGGATTGCTCCAGTGGCGAAAGCTCCCAGCCGGGCGTCTTCCGCATGCCGTCTGTTTACGCCTCGTATGTGAAAAACTCACTGGACGCCCTCGATGGGGTCGACGTGGAGGCCCCGCTGGCCTGGCGGAATCAGGCGGAACGGCAATCCCAGGGCATCGCCTATGAACCTGCCGAGATCCCGCCCGGTCTGGATGCCATTCTCCGCCCGTACCAGAAGGAGGGGGTCAGCTGGCTGCGCTTCCTCGAGACCAACACCTTTGGGGGGATTCTGGCCGATGAAATGGGCTTGGGCAAAACCCTCCAGACCCTGGTCTGGCTTCAGATGGAACGCTATCATCCGGCCGTCCGCGGCAAGCCCTGCCTGATTGTGTGCCCCACCAGCCTCGTGGGCAACTGGGCGGAAGAAGCCCAGCGCTTTGTCCCCTCCCTGAAGGTGCTCACCCTGTCCGGCAGCGACCGGCATGCCAAATGGGCGGAACTCCCGCGCGCCAATCTGGTGGTCACCTCCTATGCCTTGCTCCGCCGTGATTCAGAGCATTATCTGGAACATGAATTCGGGGTGCTGGTGCTGGATGAAGCCCAGCACATCAAAAACCGGTCCACGCAAAACGCCATTGTGGCCAAGGAGATGAAGGCTTTCCATAAGGTGGTGCTCACCGGAACGCCCATCGAGAACAGCGTGTCGGATTTGTGGTCCATCATGGATTTCCTGATGCCGCATTACCTGGGCAGTCATGACAGTTTCCGGCATAACTGCGAACTGCCGATTGCCGGGGGCGGACCGGAGGGAGAGGCCGCCCAGGCCCGGCTCCGCCGCAAGCTCCAGCCCTTTCTCATGCGCCGCCTGAAAGTCGACGTGGCCAAGGATCTGCCCCCACGCATTGAGCGCATCGCCTCTTGTACGCTCAGTGCCGACCAGAAGGCCGTCTACAAGCAGTTGATTGACAGCTCACGCAACAAGCTGACTGATCTGGTGGCCAAACAGGGCTTCCAGAAATCGCGAATGGAAGTGCTCAAGACCCTGCTGCGCTTGCGCCAGGTCTGCTGCCACCTCGACCTGCTCAAAATGGAGGGGCTCAAGGTCGAGGCCCCGTCGGCCAAAATGGATCTATTCTTCGAATTGTTGGATGAGGCGCTGGATGGCGGACACCGCGTGTTGGTCTTCAGCCAGTTCGTTTCCATGCTCACCATTCTGCGCGCCCAGATGGATCATAAGCAAATCCCCTATTGCTACCTGGATGGCGCCACCAAAGACCGCATGAGCGTGGTGCACAAGTTCAATACCGACCATAAGATCCCGGTATTCCTGATCAGTCTGAAGGCCGGTGGCGTGGGACTGAACCTGACCGGAGCCGACATGGTGATCCATTTCGACCCCTGGTGGAATCCCGCTGTGGAAAACCAGGCCACTGATCGGGCCCATCGTATCGGCCAGAAACGCACCGTTTATAGCGTTAAGCTGATTACCAAGGGCACTGTCGAAGAAAAGGTGCTCGAATTACAGCGCCGGAAAAAAGCCATTATCGATGCCACCCTGGCCACCGGTGAAACCGCCTTCACCTCCATGACCTGGACCGATATCCAGGATCTCCTGACCCTGTAA
- the rnhC gene encoding ribonuclease HIII, producing the protein MEPRNSFTFELSEIQQAALIMLLEGGNFKRATVPYSIIAVDGDHCRIVLYTSGKVCVQGKGAQDFVTFTLEPFVLMTAQVGYEDVLNPEALAPHIGVDESGKGDFFGPMVIASAYTDQPIIEKMRELGVKDSKKISTDKRILELAREIRKLLGDRFTLIHIGPGKYNQLYAKMRSVNAMLAWGHARAIENMLEKIPTCPRAISDQFGSKEVVLRALMNKGKKIELVQMHRAEADLAVAAASILAREAFVLGIQRLGEQYGVKLPKGASDLVQVAAVELIKKHSPKVLLDTAKCHFKTTDSVLARVNETRAVLGADGAAQSKPYNRFQKKKSESRSQNPE; encoded by the coding sequence ATGGAACCACGAAATTCATTCACATTTGAGTTGTCTGAGATCCAGCAGGCCGCCCTGATTATGCTCCTTGAAGGGGGTAATTTTAAGCGGGCCACCGTCCCCTATTCCATTATCGCCGTGGACGGGGACCATTGCCGGATTGTGCTCTATACGTCTGGCAAAGTGTGCGTCCAGGGCAAGGGTGCCCAGGATTTCGTCACCTTTACCCTCGAACCCTTTGTATTGATGACCGCCCAGGTCGGCTATGAGGATGTGCTCAACCCTGAGGCCCTCGCCCCGCATATCGGTGTGGATGAAAGCGGAAAAGGCGATTTCTTCGGCCCCATGGTCATTGCCAGCGCCTATACCGACCAACCGATCATTGAGAAAATGCGCGAGCTCGGCGTCAAGGACAGCAAGAAAATCTCCACCGACAAGCGTATCCTGGAGTTGGCCCGTGAAATCCGCAAACTGCTCGGGGATCGCTTTACGCTGATCCATATCGGACCGGGCAAATACAACCAACTTTATGCCAAAATGCGCAGCGTCAATGCCATGCTGGCCTGGGGCCATGCCCGCGCCATCGAAAACATGCTGGAAAAAATCCCCACCTGCCCGCGCGCGATCTCGGATCAGTTCGGCAGCAAGGAAGTGGTCCTGCGCGCCCTGATGAACAAGGGTAAAAAAATCGAACTGGTTCAGATGCACCGGGCGGAAGCGGATCTGGCCGTCGCCGCCGCCTCCATCCTGGCCCGGGAGGCCTTTGTGCTGGGCATTCAACGCCTCGGCGAACAATACGGGGTCAAACTCCCGAAAGGGGCCTCTGATCTGGTGCAAGTGGCTGCGGTGGAGCTGATTAAGAAACATTCCCCAAAAGTGCTATTGGATACGGCCAAGTGCCATTTCAAAACGACCGACAGCGTGCTGGCCCGGGTGAATGAAACCCGCGCCGTGCTCGGGGCCGATGGCGCGGCGCAATCCAAACCCTACAACCGGTTTCAAAAGAAGAAGTCAGAATCCAGGAGTCAGAATCCAGAATGA
- the prmA gene encoding 50S ribosomal protein L11 methyltransferase has protein sequence MTSPASKPSFPLLYVARLETSGRLAELYDDYSVEGGDDQCTAWFDADRDLAIIEYFCATQAEAAHRLDAMTAFLQSHKGQDPLTCSIRELPVEDWAEAWKKFFHTEKVSDRIWIKPSWEPCPAPPGDIVVEIDPGMSFGTGQHGTTRGCLEMIDQLAATHPGATFADLGCGSGILTIAAAKLAYTRLTALDNDPLAVRIARENAELNGVADQIRFMTGDVAEAGLEGACDIVVANILAPVLIANAAVLVSFLAPAPGSRIILSGILNPQAADVQAAFETQHMTLVEHIQRGEWTTLSMKRTPPV, from the coding sequence ATGACAAGCCCCGCCTCCAAGCCCTCGTTCCCCCTCCTCTATGTCGCCCGACTGGAAACCTCCGGCCGGCTTGCCGAACTTTACGATGATTACTCGGTCGAGGGCGGGGATGATCAATGTACCGCCTGGTTTGATGCCGACCGGGATCTGGCCATTATCGAATATTTCTGCGCCACCCAAGCCGAAGCCGCTCATCGCCTGGACGCCATGACCGCGTTTCTTCAATCTCACAAGGGCCAGGATCCCCTGACCTGCTCGATTCGCGAGCTCCCCGTAGAAGACTGGGCGGAGGCCTGGAAGAAATTTTTCCATACCGAAAAAGTCTCGGACCGGATCTGGATCAAACCCTCCTGGGAGCCCTGTCCCGCGCCTCCGGGCGATATCGTGGTTGAAATCGATCCCGGCATGAGCTTCGGCACCGGCCAGCACGGCACCACCCGCGGCTGTCTGGAAATGATCGACCAACTGGCCGCCACCCATCCCGGGGCGACGTTCGCCGATCTGGGGTGCGGATCGGGCATCCTGACCATTGCCGCCGCCAAACTGGCCTACACCCGGCTGACCGCCCTGGACAATGATCCGCTGGCCGTCCGCATCGCCCGGGAAAACGCCGAACTGAACGGAGTGGCCGATCAGATCCGGTTTATGACGGGGGACGTGGCCGAGGCGGGGCTGGAAGGCGCCTGCGACATCGTGGTGGCCAATATTCTCGCCCCGGTACTGATTGCCAACGCCGCAGTCCTCGTCTCCTTTTTAGCCCCCGCCCCGGGGTCCCGCATCATTCTGTCAGGCATTCTCAATCCCCAGGCCGCAGATGTCCAGGCCGCCTTCGAAACTCAACACATGACACTTGTAGAACACATTCAACGGGGCGAATGGACCACCCTAAGCATGAAACGAACTCCCCCCGTTTAA
- a CDS encoding exonuclease domain-containing protein codes for MSTTTGPTLVWFDTEYSTLELEQAHLLQVAMVITDMQGRRIAAPEQDLVTAVRLPPGTPVSDFVAKECPEIVAQARSETAPTVADVDRLLAATIDALVGPMAAKLKDRPILAGNTIHADWWFAQRVLPQFLSRLHYRILDVSSLKILWLDAKLGPEFAKENIDLMQDYLPGWTLPKQAKRHDALYDVMCSIAELNFYRQNFLKPERKN; via the coding sequence ATGAGCACAACAACAGGACCCACTCTCGTCTGGTTTGACACCGAGTATTCAACTTTGGAACTGGAGCAGGCGCACCTGCTGCAAGTCGCCATGGTCATCACCGATATGCAGGGGCGGCGGATCGCCGCGCCGGAACAGGATCTTGTCACGGCCGTCCGGCTCCCCCCGGGAACACCGGTCAGCGATTTTGTCGCCAAAGAATGCCCGGAGATTGTCGCCCAGGCCCGCTCAGAAACCGCCCCTACCGTAGCGGACGTTGACCGGCTCCTGGCCGCCACGATTGACGCCCTGGTGGGCCCCATGGCGGCAAAGCTCAAAGACCGCCCCATTCTGGCAGGTAATACCATCCATGCGGACTGGTGGTTCGCCCAGCGCGTTCTGCCTCAATTCCTGTCGCGGCTTCATTACCGGATTCTTGACGTCAGCTCCCTTAAAATCCTCTGGTTGGACGCCAAACTCGGCCCGGAGTTCGCGAAGGAAAACATTGATCTAATGCAGGACTATCTGCCCGGCTGGACCCTGCCCAAGCAGGCCAAACGCCACGATGCCCTCTATGACGTCATGTGCTCCATTGCCGAACTGAATTTCTACCGACAAAATTTTTTGAAACCAGAAAGAAAGAATTAA
- a CDS encoding YkgJ family cysteine cluster protein: MKMITDLKTIKRLGKLRQEENDDFRMYVRELPFSIKAIDQAVEKAYGEVSRKVDCTDCANCCRKLNPTVTMADAKRLARHLGLTLTAFTSRYLSTLVQNKKQVLIFQKRPCPFLKKNHCSVYEVRPRDCRSYPHLHRRGFVFRVRQSVENYDCCPIVFNTYEALKNTLARRIRPAAQ, from the coding sequence ATGAAAATGATTACTGACCTTAAAACGATCAAGCGGTTGGGGAAACTCAGGCAGGAGGAAAATGACGATTTCCGAATGTATGTCAGGGAGCTCCCCTTCTCCATCAAAGCCATTGATCAGGCCGTTGAAAAGGCCTACGGGGAGGTTTCCCGGAAAGTGGACTGCACCGATTGCGCCAATTGCTGCCGCAAACTCAATCCCACCGTGACGATGGCCGATGCCAAACGGCTAGCCCGTCATCTCGGCCTGACCTTGACGGCATTCACCTCCCGTTACCTCAGCACCCTGGTACAGAATAAAAAGCAAGTTCTGATCTTCCAAAAACGGCCGTGTCCCTTTCTCAAAAAGAACCACTGCTCGGTCTATGAGGTCCGGCCCCGCGATTGCCGGTCCTACCCGCATCTTCACCGGCGTGGCTTCGTTTTCAGGGTCCGCCAATCCGTTGAAAACTACGATTGCTGTCCAATCGTGTTCAACACCTACGAAGCCCTCAAAAACACCCTCGCCCGCCGCATCCGTCCTGCGGCGCAATGA